The Thioalkalivibrio thiocyanodenitrificans ARhD 1 nucleotide sequence GTCACCGGAGAACAACGTGCAGAACATCATCATCTCGGGCTATCTGTCTGTCATTCTCATGGTCGGCGTGTGGGCGGGCCGCAACATCAGCGGCCTGAAGGAGTATGCGACGGCGGGCAAGGCGTACGGCCCGCTGGCCATCTTTGCCACCCTGTCCGCCTCCTTCATCGGTGGCGGCTTCTCCATGGGCAATGCCGAGAAGGTCTTCCTGGCGGGGATCGCCAACATCGTGGCCCTGTGGGGATTCAGTCTCAAGGAGATTCTGGTGGCGCGTTACATCGCGCCCAGGATCGGCCGCTTCCCTGAGGCGATTTCCGTCGGTGACATCATGGAACCGAGCTACGGACGCGGGGCCCGGGTATTCAGCGGTGTGTTCGGCGTCATTCTGTGCGCGGGTATCCTGGGAGCGCAGGTCGGTGCCATCGGCTACATATTCAACCTGTTTCTCGGCATTGATCGCGTCTGGGGCGTTCTGCTCGGTTGTGGCATCGTCATCGCCTACGCCACCATCGGCGGCATGCGGGCCGTGGTCTGGACCGATATCATCCAGTTCGTTGTACTGGCCATCGGCATTCCGCTGGCCATGTATTCAGGTATTCAGCATGCCGGCGGATGGGAAGTGTTGAGCACGCATGTGCCCGCCGAGCATTTCTCACTGCCCACCGAACCGCGGGCGATGATTGCCCTTGCGTCGCTGTTTCTGACATTTGTCCTCGGCGAGACGCTGGTGCCGCCCTACCTGCAGAGACTGTTGATCGGCAGAA carries:
- a CDS encoding sodium:solute symporter family protein — its product is MQNIIISGYLSVILMVGVWAGRNISGLKEYATAGKAYGPLAIFATLSASFIGGGFSMGNAEKVFLAGIANIVALWGFSLKEILVARYIAPRIGRFPEAISVGDIMEPSYGRGARVFSGVFGVILCAGILGAQVGAIGYIFNLFLGIDRVWGVLLGCGIVIAYATIGGMRAVVWTDIIQFVVLAIGIPLAMYSGIQHAGGWEVLSTHVPAEHFSLPTEPRAMIALASLFLTFVLGETLVPPYLQRLLIGRNPGAVIHGTLLSGLFSIPFFAVTGLIGLVALALNPALDANLAMPYVIRESLPPVLQGIVAAAIISIIMSSADSFLNSAAIAFSNDIVKPLRPRPLTAAGELRLARVTTLLTGAMAVIFALSIDSVIDILIYAYNFWAPTVLVPLVAALLGLRVGRRRFVAGAAAGIAGTLLWNYGLGTPYGIDGLVVGFFANLGAFMLTDRRARSIRPPVRE